The following are encoded together in the Monodelphis domestica isolate mMonDom1 chromosome 5, mMonDom1.pri, whole genome shotgun sequence genome:
- the LOC100011249 gene encoding olfactory receptor 9A4-like produces the protein MSDNHSGILELKLLGFSGSQEFRHMLFSIFFLLYMVTIIGNSLIVIMVCMDYRLHSPMYFFLGNISAMEILTTTIVIPTMLGGLLTTQIQTMSFGACMAQLFLLLSVGTSQFVLLAAMAVDRYVAICNPLRYSVIMNHQVCLWVVIVSWVFGFLFQIWPIVATCQLYFCGPNVLNHFYCERGQLLRLTCGDSRFQQFILFLMAAFVLFGSLLPTIISYIYIICTILRIPSASGRRKAFSTCASHFTMVVIGYGSCLFLYVKPKQTDAIEYNKMISLITSVVTPLLNPFIFTLRNDQFIEVLRDGMKRLSHLLKK, from the coding sequence ATGTCTGACAACCACTCAGGAATTCTGGAATTGAAACTGCTCGGGTTTTCTGGCTCACAAGAGTTCCGCCACATGCTCTTTTCCATATTCTTCCTCCTTTACATGGTGACAATTATTGGAAATTCACTCATCGTTATTATGGTATGTATGGATTACCGCCTCCACTCTCCCATGTATTTCTTCCTCGGTAACATCTCTGCTATGGAGATTTTAACCACCACCATTGTTATACCTACTATGTTGGGAGGGTTACTGACCACCCAAATTCAGACAATGTCTTTTGGTGCATGTATGGCTCAactctttcttttactttctgtGGGGACTTCACAGTTTGTGTTGTTGGCAGCAATGGCTGTAGACCGATATGTAGCTATCTGTAATCCCCTAAGGTACAGTGTCATCATGAACCACCAAGTCTGCCTCTGGGTGGTCATTGTGTCCTGGGTATTTGGGTTTCTCTTCCAAATCTGGCCAATTGTTGCAACATGCCAGCTTTACTTCTGTGGGCCAAATGTACTGAATCATTTCTACTGTGAGAGAGGCCAACTGCTCAGACTCACTTGTGGCGACAGCAGGTTTCAGCAATTCATCCTCTTTTTGATGGCAGCTTTTGTTCTCTTTGGCTCTTTGCTTCCAACCATAATTTCCTATATATACATCATCTGTACCATCCTGAGGATTCCTTCTGCATCTGGCAGGAGGAAAGCCTTTTCTACATGTGCCTCCCACTTCACCATGGTAGTGATAGGATATGGAAGTTGCTTATTTCTCTATGTGAAACCCAAGCAGACTGATGCAATTGAGTATAACAAGATGATTTCCCTGATTACATCAGTAGTGACTCCATTGCTGAACCCCTTCATCTTTACTCTGAGGAATGACCAATTTATAGAAGTCTTGAGAGATGGAATGAAACGGTTAAGTCATCTCCTTAAGAAGTAG